One window from the genome of Nicotiana tomentosiformis chromosome 5, ASM39032v3, whole genome shotgun sequence encodes:
- the LOC138892173 gene encoding uncharacterized protein, with protein MNPYEALYRRQCHYPVGWYKLGEARLLGTDLVRDALEGVKLIRDRVRITQSRQKRYADRRARDEAFMVGERILLRVSPMKGVIRFRKKEMFRPRYIGTFEILDIVDFSSVQLDKDLTHVEESVAILDRQVRKLRSKSIALVKVQWRGQLVEEATWETDHDMHSRYPHLFGTSGMSLYSFQDERLFKRGRM; from the exons ATGaatccttatgaggccttatataggaggcAGTGTCATTATCCAGTTGGTTGGTATAAGTTGGGGGAGGCTAGGTTgctgggcactgatttggttcgggatgccttggagggAGTCAAGTTGATTCGGGATCGGGTTCGTATAACACAATCCAGGCAGAAGCGTTATGCTGATCGGAGGGCTCGTGATGAAGCATTCATGGTGGGAGAGAGGATTTTacttagagtttcacccatgaagggtgtgataaggttcaggaagaaggaaaTGTTTAGGCCTCGGTATATTGGcacttttgagattcttgacatagtgg attttagctctgtccaattggacaaggatttgactcatgttgaggagtcggtggctatcttggataggcaggtccggaagttgaggtcaaagagtattGCTTTagtaaaggttcaatggagaggtcaactagttgaggaggcgacttgggagaccgatcatgaCATGCATAgtcgttatcctcaccttttcggcacttcaggtatgtctctatactcgttccaggatgaacgtttgtttaagaggggaagaatgtaa